A window of Cryptomeria japonica chromosome 3, Sugi_1.0, whole genome shotgun sequence contains these coding sequences:
- the LOC131045014 gene encoding aspartyl protease family protein 2 produces the protein MGRSVVLSVFVVAVFVFGTYFVFAKEIGDQVLVGQDEIQFQVLDVEAALKGTSQRRDSQASIYNRKDEWKHSVVEGEEAEEAEEEEEDEAEDSSSFVVELVHRDSISNDSGSNSNSTAKERLEQRLKRDCARVKSINALVDAVTGLNASKVEKKVGKSDFSSSIISGLSLGSGEYFTRVGVGSPPRYSYMVLDTGSDIVWLQCKPCTRCYQQKDPVFNPATSSTYRKVACGAPLCKRLDTSGCSSNNRYCEYQVSYGDGSFTVGDLVRETMTFRGAKVGDVALGCGHDNEGLFIGAAGLLGLGRGGLSFPSQTASRFANKFSYCLVDRDNTGSSSFLMFGLSALPRSAFYTPLLSNPKFNTFYYVQLSGISVGGRRLSSIPASVFRPDVSGNGGVIIDSGTSVTRLVQSAYESMRDAFRAGTKSLKSAAGFSLFDTCYDLSGLTTVKVPTLVFHFDRGAHLSLPANNYLIPVDSSGVFCFAFAGTTGGLSIIGNIQQQGFRVAFDMQSNRVGFAAGSCS, from the coding sequence ATGGGAAGGTCCGTTGTTTTGTCTGTGTTTGTCGTGGCAGTTTTTGTGTTTGGTACATATTTTGTGTTTGCCAAAGAAATTGGTGATCAAGTATTGGTAGGGCAGGATGAGATTCAGTTTCAGGTCCTGGACGTTGAAGCAGCCTTGAAGGGAACGTCCCAGAGGCGTGACTCTCAGGCCTCCATATACAATAGAAAGGATGAATGGAAGCACAGCGTTGTGGaaggagaagaagcagaggaagcggaagaagaagaggaagacgaAGCGGAAGACAGTTCCAGTTTTGTGGTTGAGCTTGTGCACAGAGATTCCATAAGCAACGACAGCGGCAGCAACAGCAACAGCACAGCGAAGGAGAGATTGGAGCAGAGGCTGAAGCGTGACTGTGCGCGGGTGAAATCCATTAATGCGCTGGTGGATGCGGTCACGGGTCTGAATGCGAGCAAGGTGGAGAAGAAAGTGGGGAAAAGTGACTTCAGCAGCTCCATAATATCAGGGCTGAGTCTGGGCAGCGGAGAGTACTTCACAAGGGTAGGAGTGGGGAGTCCGCCGCGGTACAGCTACATGGTGTTGGACACGGGCAGTGATATTGTATGGCTTCAGTGCAAGCCCTGCACCCGGTGTTACCAGCAGAAAGATCCGGTCTTTAACCCTGCAACTTCCTCAACTTACAGGAAAGTAGCCTGTGGGGCGCCTCTGTGCAAGAGGCTGGACACCAGTGGGTGCAGCAGCAACAACCGGTATTGTGAATACCAGGTCTCCTATGGTGATGGGTCCTTCACGGTGGGGGATTTGGTGAGAGAAACGATGACATTTAGGGGAGCAAAGGTGGGGGATGTGGCGCTAGGGTGTGGGCATGACAATGAGGGCCTTTTCATTGGGGCAGCTGGGCTGCTTGGTCTGGGTCGTGGTGGCCTCTCTTTCCCTTCTCAGACCGCATCTCGCTTCGCTAACAAATTCTCCTACTGTTTGGTGGACAGGGACAATACAGGAAGCAGCAGTTTTCTCATGTTTGGCCTCTCTGCGCTACCCAGATCGGCATTTTATACACCGCTTTTGAGCAATCCAAAGTTTAACACCTTCTATTATGTGCAGCTGAGCGGTATAAGTGTTGGGGGAAGGCGGCTGAGCTCCATTCCGGCGTCTGTGTTTCGGCCTGATGTGAGCGGAAATGGGGGGGTTATTATTGATTCGGGGACTTCCGTGACGCGGTTGGTTCAGTCTGCGTATGAGAGCATGCGGGATGCTTTCAGAGCAGGGACGAAAAGCCTTAAGAGCGCCGCTGGGTTTTCTCTGTTTGATACCTGCTATGATTTGTCAGGCCTCACCACAGTCAAGGTGCCAACGCTGGTCTTCCATTTCGACAGGGGGGCCCATTTGTCTCTGCCTGCAAACAACTATCTCATTCCTGTTGATAGTTCGGGGGTTTTCTGCTTTGCATTTGCAGGTACCACGGGCGGCCTCTCCATTATTGGAAATATTCAGCAGCAGGGATTCCGAGTGGCTTTTGACATGCAATCCAACCGTGTTGGGTTTGCTGCCGGCTCATGCTCCTGA